From the genome of Streptomyces sp. V1I1, one region includes:
- a CDS encoding MarR family winged helix-turn-helix transcriptional regulator translates to MPKPLSLPFDPIARADELWQQRWGPVPSMSAITSIMRAHQILLAEVDAVVKPYGLTFARYEALVLLTFSKAGELPMSKIGERLMVHPTSVTNTVDRLVRSGLVDKRPNPNDGRGTLASITEKGREVVEAATRDLMEMDFGLGAYDAEECAEIFAMLRPLRVAVRDFEDAG, encoded by the coding sequence GTGCCGAAGCCGCTCAGCCTCCCCTTCGACCCCATCGCCCGAGCCGACGAGCTCTGGCAGCAGCGATGGGGACCCGTGCCCTCGATGTCCGCGATCACTTCGATCATGCGCGCGCACCAGATCCTGCTCGCCGAGGTCGACGCCGTCGTCAAACCGTACGGACTGACCTTCGCGCGCTACGAGGCGCTGGTGCTGCTCACCTTCTCCAAGGCCGGCGAGCTGCCGATGTCCAAGATCGGCGAGCGGCTGATGGTCCACCCGACCTCGGTGACGAACACCGTGGACCGGCTGGTGAGGTCCGGTCTGGTCGACAAGCGGCCCAATCCGAACGACGGGCGCGGCACACTCGCCTCCATCACCGAGAAAGGCCGGGAAGTCGTGGAAGCGGCCACCCGCGATCTCATGGAGATGGACTTCGGGCTCGGTGCTTACGACGCCGAGGAGTGCGCGGAGATCTTCGCGATGCTCCGCCCGCTGCGCGTCGCCGTTCGGGATTTCGAGGACGCGGGCTGA
- a CDS encoding DUF3817 domain-containing protein: MDIKTASSLHRLRLVSAPEAVSFLLLLVCSVLKRTTEFNAVPVMGAIHGVLFILYVLFWLDAWNRTKWNAKTAALYFVLSVLPFGGFVAERKLKRAADDEVIAARARREGKVDA; the protein is encoded by the coding sequence GTGGACATCAAGACCGCCTCGTCCCTCCATCGCCTCCGCCTGGTCTCCGCGCCGGAGGCCGTCTCCTTCCTCCTGCTGCTCGTCTGCTCGGTGCTCAAGCGCACGACGGAGTTCAACGCGGTCCCGGTCATGGGCGCGATCCACGGCGTGCTCTTCATCCTGTACGTGCTCTTCTGGCTGGACGCCTGGAACCGCACCAAGTGGAACGCGAAGACCGCCGCCCTCTACTTCGTGCTCTCCGTCCTCCCCTTCGGCGGCTTCGTCGCCGAGCGCAAGCTGAAGCGCGCGGCCGACGACGAGGTCATCGCCGCCCGCGCCCGCCGCGAGGGCAAGGTCGACGCATGA
- a CDS encoding AIM24 family protein — MTGPVVFDPMTLPSDDNVNPYTFCVELKSSQWFLQKGKMIAYYGRIDFNGIGHGRLDRLLRTSFHSPLHASDWVVAEGSGKMLLADRAFDVNSYELDEGNLTIRSGNLLAYQPTLALKQSIVPGFLTLIGTGKFVAASNGPVVFMEPPIRVDPQALVGWADCPSPCHHYDHSYMTGVMGGLRAMTGIGGASGEEHQFEFVGAGTVLLQSTEALMAETATGAVPQQAGVPGGHAGAGAPGQHGSTPRLPGQLGDLQRRFGL; from the coding sequence GTGACCGGTCCTGTGGTCTTCGACCCGATGACGCTGCCGAGCGACGACAACGTCAATCCGTACACCTTCTGCGTGGAGCTCAAGAGCAGCCAGTGGTTCCTGCAGAAGGGGAAGATGATCGCCTACTACGGGCGCATCGACTTCAACGGCATCGGCCACGGCCGGCTCGACCGGCTGCTGCGCACGTCGTTCCACTCGCCGCTGCACGCGAGCGACTGGGTGGTGGCGGAAGGCAGCGGCAAGATGCTGCTCGCCGACCGTGCCTTCGATGTGAACTCGTACGAACTGGACGAGGGGAATCTGACGATCCGGTCCGGGAATCTGCTGGCGTACCAGCCGACCCTGGCGCTGAAGCAGTCGATCGTGCCGGGCTTCCTGACGCTGATCGGCACGGGGAAGTTCGTGGCCGCGTCCAATGGTCCGGTGGTCTTCATGGAGCCGCCGATCCGGGTGGATCCGCAGGCGCTGGTGGGCTGGGCGGACTGCCCCTCCCCGTGCCACCACTACGACCACAGCTATATGACGGGCGTGATGGGCGGCCTCCGGGCGATGACGGGGATCGGCGGAGCCTCGGGCGAGGAGCACCAGTTCGAGTTCGTCGGCGCCGGAACGGTGCTGCTGCAGTCGACCGAGGCGCTGATGGCGGAGACGGCGACGGGCGCGGTGCCGCAGCAGGCGGGCGTCCCGGGCGGTCACGCTGGAGCAGGAGCCCCAGGTCAACACGGGTCCACGCCCCGGCTTCCGGGTCAGCTGGGGGACCTCCAGCGTCGCTTCGGCCTGTGA
- a CDS encoding MTH1187 family thiamine-binding protein: protein MIVAFSVTPLGVGEDVGEYVADAVRVVRESGLPNRTDAMFTSIEGDWDEVMDVVKRAVAAVEARAPRVSVVLKADIRQGVTDGLSSKVETVERHLSA, encoded by the coding sequence ATGATCGTCGCCTTCTCCGTCACTCCGCTGGGCGTCGGCGAGGACGTCGGCGAGTACGTCGCCGACGCCGTGCGCGTCGTCCGCGAGTCCGGTCTGCCCAACCGTACGGACGCGATGTTCACCTCGATCGAGGGTGACTGGGACGAGGTGATGGACGTGGTCAAACGCGCCGTCGCCGCGGTCGAGGCCCGCGCCCCGCGCGTCTCCGTCGTCCTCAAGGCCGACATCAGACAGGGCGTCACCGACGGTCTCAGCTCCAAGGTCGAGACCGTGGAACGGCATCTCTCCGCCTAA
- a CDS encoding acetyl-CoA C-acetyltransferase yields the protein MSGTTGNTSVIVAGARTPMGRLLGSLKSFSGADLGGFAIKAALDRAGIGGDQVQYVIMGQVLQAGAGQIPARQAAVKAGIPMSVPALTVNKVCLSGLDAIALADQLIRAGEFDVIVAGGQESMTNAPHLLPKSREGVKYGAIEMLDSMAYDGLTDSFEGIAMGESTENHNKRLGIGRREQDEIAALSHQRAAAAQKNGIFEAEITPIEVPQRKGDPVVCTKDEGIRPETTADTLSKLRPSFAKDGTITAGSSSPISDGAAAVVVMSKAKAEELGLQWIAEVGAHGNVAGPDNSLHSQPSNAIRNAIGKEGIGVEDLDLIEINEAFGSVLVQSMKDLGVSPEKVNVNGGAIALGHPIGMSGARVVLHLALELKRRGGGVGAAALCGGGGQGDALIVRVPGNGK from the coding sequence ATGTCAGGAACGACCGGTAACACCTCAGTGATCGTCGCGGGCGCCCGTACGCCCATGGGACGCCTGCTCGGCTCGCTCAAATCCTTCTCCGGCGCCGATCTCGGCGGCTTCGCCATCAAGGCGGCGCTGGACCGGGCGGGCATCGGCGGTGACCAGGTGCAGTACGTGATCATGGGCCAGGTGCTGCAGGCCGGGGCAGGGCAGATCCCGGCGCGCCAGGCCGCGGTCAAGGCGGGCATCCCGATGAGCGTGCCCGCGCTCACCGTCAACAAGGTCTGTCTCTCCGGGCTGGACGCCATCGCGCTGGCCGACCAGCTGATCCGTGCCGGTGAGTTCGACGTGATCGTCGCAGGCGGCCAGGAGTCCATGACCAACGCGCCGCATCTGCTGCCGAAGTCACGCGAAGGGGTCAAGTACGGCGCGATCGAGATGCTCGACTCGATGGCGTACGACGGCCTCACCGACTCCTTCGAGGGCATCGCCATGGGCGAGTCCACCGAGAACCACAACAAGCGCCTCGGCATCGGCCGGCGCGAGCAGGACGAGATCGCGGCGCTCTCGCACCAGCGGGCCGCGGCCGCGCAGAAGAACGGCATCTTCGAGGCCGAGATCACGCCGATCGAGGTCCCCCAGCGCAAGGGCGACCCGGTCGTCTGCACCAAGGACGAGGGCATCCGCCCCGAGACCACGGCCGACACGCTCAGCAAGCTGCGGCCCTCGTTCGCCAAGGACGGCACGATCACGGCGGGTTCGTCGTCGCCGATCTCGGACGGCGCGGCGGCGGTCGTGGTGATGAGCAAGGCGAAGGCGGAGGAGCTCGGCCTTCAGTGGATCGCGGAGGTCGGCGCGCACGGCAATGTGGCGGGCCCGGACAACTCCCTGCACTCGCAGCCGTCGAACGCGATCCGCAACGCGATCGGCAAGGAGGGCATCGGCGTCGAGGACCTCGACCTCATCGAGATCAACGAGGCGTTCGGCTCGGTCCTGGTGCAGTCAATGAAGGACCTCGGGGTGTCCCCGGAAAAGGTGAATGTAAACGGCGGCGCGATCGCACTCGGACACCCGATCGGCATGTCCGGCGCGCGGGTGGTGCTCCACCTGGCGCTGGAGCTGAAGCGGCGCGGCGGCGGCGTGGGTGCGGCGGCGCTGTGCGGTGGCGGCGGGCAGGGCGACGCGCTGATCGTGCGTGTCCCGGGCAACGGCAAGTAG
- a CDS encoding DUF5937 family protein encodes MPSYMHFGEADLLRIRFAVSPLWETQDAVRTLKRPERHGYHLPWLRRIRQAALGLDLSSLWLLMPRRGHTPDFLGPPPIGPTASFDEEIAAVRAVDPEAARHDMAWALSDTPGALDSPQGRALLADPVRAVRELADAMEQAWHALIEPEWPRLRALLEADVAFHSGRLAQAGLEGLFAELHPRLSWADRTLTLSGRSEHVRELGGQGLMLLPSVFCWPDVVTGFEPPWQPTIAYPARGIGVLWTEPAGRTPEALTRLLGAKRAAVLAVLDEPGTTTTLAHRLGLAPSSVSAHLSVLRDAGLLTSRRHGHQVLYERTPLGIALAVSQPTVPV; translated from the coding sequence ATGCCGTCGTACATGCACTTCGGCGAGGCCGACCTCCTGCGCATCCGGTTCGCCGTGTCTCCGCTCTGGGAGACCCAGGACGCCGTACGCACCCTCAAGCGCCCCGAACGGCACGGCTACCACCTCCCCTGGCTGCGGCGGATCCGGCAGGCGGCTCTCGGGCTCGACCTCAGCTCTCTGTGGCTGCTCATGCCGCGCCGCGGGCACACCCCTGACTTTCTCGGGCCGCCGCCGATCGGGCCCACCGCCTCGTTCGACGAGGAGATCGCCGCCGTACGCGCCGTGGACCCCGAGGCGGCGCGGCACGACATGGCGTGGGCGCTCTCCGACACCCCGGGGGCTCTCGACAGCCCGCAGGGGCGCGCGTTGCTCGCCGATCCCGTGCGGGCCGTGCGGGAGTTGGCCGATGCGATGGAGCAGGCCTGGCACGCGCTCATCGAGCCCGAGTGGCCCCGGCTGCGCGCGCTGCTCGAGGCCGATGTGGCGTTCCATTCGGGGCGGTTGGCGCAGGCCGGCCTGGAGGGGCTGTTCGCCGAGCTGCATCCACGGCTCAGCTGGGCCGACCGCACCCTGACCCTGTCCGGCCGGAGCGAGCATGTGCGCGAACTCGGCGGCCAGGGCCTGATGCTGCTGCCCAGCGTCTTCTGCTGGCCGGATGTGGTGACCGGCTTCGAGCCGCCGTGGCAGCCCACCATCGCCTACCCGGCCCGCGGCATCGGCGTCCTGTGGACCGAGCCCGCCGGCCGCACCCCCGAGGCGCTCACCCGGCTGCTCGGCGCCAAGCGCGCCGCCGTGCTGGCCGTGCTCGACGAGCCGGGCACGACCACCACCCTCGCGCACCGGCTCGGCCTCGCCCCCTCATCCGTATCGGCGCATCTGTCCGTACTGCGCGATGCGGGCCTGCTGACCTCGCGCCGCCATGGCCATCAGGTGCTGTACGAGCGGACGCCGCTGGGGATCGCGCTGGCGGTGTCGCAGCCCACTGTTCCGGTTTAG
- a CDS encoding MarR family winged helix-turn-helix transcriptional regulator produces the protein METETATRWLTDDEQCAWRTHLDVSRLLMHQLEKDLQPFGLTNNDYEILVNLSESAERRLRMSDLAAATLQSKSRLSHQITRMENAGLVRRENCESDRRGLYAVLTEQGMETMQKVAPHHVASVRKHFIDLLTPEALADLRESLSPVAEHLRGRRGKQ, from the coding sequence ATGGAGACCGAGACGGCCACCCGCTGGCTGACCGATGACGAGCAGTGCGCCTGGCGCACCCACCTGGACGTCAGCAGACTGCTGATGCACCAGCTCGAGAAGGACCTCCAGCCGTTCGGCCTGACCAACAACGACTACGAGATCCTGGTCAACCTCTCCGAGTCGGCGGAGCGGCGGTTGCGGATGAGTGACCTCGCCGCGGCGACGCTGCAGTCCAAGAGCCGGCTCTCCCACCAGATCACCCGCATGGAGAACGCAGGACTGGTCCGCAGAGAGAACTGCGAGTCGGACCGGCGCGGGCTGTACGCGGTGCTGACCGAGCAGGGCATGGAGACGATGCAGAAGGTCGCGCCGCATCATGTCGCGTCCGTACGCAAGCACTTCATCGATCTGCTGACGCCGGAGGCGCTGGCGGACCTGCGGGAGTCGCTGTCGCCGGTGGCCGAGCATCTGCGCGGGCGGCGCGGCAAGCAGTAG
- the meaB gene encoding methylmalonyl Co-A mutase-associated GTPase MeaB, whose amino-acid sequence MVDVPQLVAQAREGRPRAVARLISLVEGASPQLREVMAALAPLTGGAYVIGLTGSPGVGKSTSTSALVTAYRRAGKRVGVLAVDPSSPFSGGALLGDRVRMSEHASDPGVYIRSMATRGHLGGLAWAAPQAIRVLDAAGCDVILVETVGVGQSEVEIAAQADTSVVLLAPGMGDGIQAAKAGILEIGDVYVVNKADRDGADATARELNHMLGLGESRGPGDWRPPIVKTVAARGEGIDEVVEALEKHRAWMEEHGVLLDRRARRAAGEVETIAVTALRERIADLHGDRRLGSLAERIVAGELDPYTAADELVAGLTEG is encoded by the coding sequence ATGGTGGACGTCCCCCAACTGGTTGCCCAGGCGAGGGAGGGCCGGCCGCGGGCCGTGGCCCGGCTGATCTCACTCGTCGAGGGGGCGTCCCCGCAGCTGCGCGAAGTGATGGCGGCGCTGGCTCCGCTGACCGGCGGGGCGTACGTGATCGGCCTGACCGGATCGCCGGGTGTCGGCAAGTCGACATCCACGTCGGCGCTGGTGACGGCGTACCGGCGGGCCGGGAAGCGGGTCGGCGTCCTGGCCGTCGACCCGTCCTCGCCCTTCTCGGGCGGAGCTCTGCTCGGCGACCGGGTGCGGATGTCGGAGCACGCGTCCGACCCGGGCGTCTACATCCGCTCGATGGCCACGCGCGGGCATCTGGGCGGCCTCGCCTGGGCCGCGCCGCAGGCGATCCGCGTCCTGGACGCGGCCGGCTGCGACGTGATCCTGGTGGAGACGGTGGGCGTCGGCCAGTCCGAGGTCGAGATCGCGGCCCAGGCGGACACGTCGGTCGTCCTTCTCGCGCCCGGGATGGGCGACGGCATCCAGGCGGCGAAGGCGGGCATCCTCGAGATCGGCGATGTGTACGTCGTCAACAAGGCGGACCGGGACGGGGCGGACGCGACGGCCCGCGAGCTGAACCACATGCTGGGGCTGGGCGAGTCCCGCGGCCCCGGCGACTGGCGCCCGCCGATCGTCAAGACGGTCGCGGCTCGGGGCGAGGGCATCGACGAGGTGGTCGAGGCGCTGGAGAAGCACCGCGCATGGATGGAGGAGCACGGCGTGCTCCTCGACCGCCGGGCCCGCCGCGCGGCGGGCGAGGTGGAGACGATCGCGGTGACGGCGCTGCGGGAACGGATCGCGGACCTGCACGGGGACCGGCGGCTTGGGTCGCTGGCGGAGCGGATCGTGGCGGGGGAGCTGGATCCGTACACGGCGGCGGACGAGCTGGTGGCGGGCCTGACGGAGGGCTGA
- a CDS encoding AIM24 family protein, giving the protein MPFREINSRMVEATVVPGQKMFSQRGAMLAYKGEVSFTPNIQGGQGGLASMIGRRVANEATPLMTVEGSGTVMFGHGGHHIQVIQLTGDTLYVEADRLLAFDGTLQQGTMFMGSQGGVMGMVRGQVTGQGLFTTTLKGHGAVAVMAHGGVIELPITPGRAVHVDPQAYVAHHGDVRNKLSTALGWRDMVGRGSGEAFQLELSGSGAVYVQASEEKL; this is encoded by the coding sequence ATGCCGTTCCGCGAGATCAACTCCAGGATGGTCGAGGCGACGGTCGTGCCCGGCCAGAAGATGTTCAGCCAGCGCGGGGCAATGCTCGCGTACAAGGGCGAGGTTTCGTTCACGCCGAACATCCAGGGCGGCCAGGGCGGCCTTGCGTCGATGATCGGGCGGCGGGTGGCCAATGAGGCGACGCCGCTGATGACGGTCGAGGGCAGCGGCACGGTGATGTTCGGCCACGGCGGCCATCACATCCAGGTGATCCAGCTGACCGGCGACACCCTGTACGTCGAGGCGGACCGGCTGCTCGCCTTCGACGGGACCTTGCAGCAGGGCACGATGTTCATGGGCTCGCAGGGCGGGGTCATGGGCATGGTGCGCGGCCAGGTGACCGGCCAGGGGCTCTTCACAACCACGCTCAAGGGCCATGGCGCGGTGGCGGTTATGGCACACGGCGGTGTGATCGAGCTGCCGATCACGCCGGGGCGCGCGGTCCATGTGGACCCGCAGGCGTACGTCGCGCACCACGGTGACGTACGCAACAAGCTCTCCACCGCGCTGGGTTGGCGCGACATGGTGGGGCGCGGCTCGGGCGAGGCGTTCCAGCTGGAGCTGAGCGGCAGTGGCGCGGTGTACGTACAGGCCTCGGAGGAGAAGCTGTGA
- the mce gene encoding methylmalonyl-CoA epimerase: protein MLTRIDHIGIACFDLDKTVEFYRATYGFEVFHTEINEEQGVREAMLKINETSDGGASYLQLLEPTREDSAVGKWLAKNGEGVHHIAFGTADVDGDAQSIRDKGVRVLYDEPRIGSMGSRITFLHPKDCHGVLTELVTSATEH, encoded by the coding sequence ATGCTGACGCGAATCGACCACATCGGAATCGCCTGCTTCGACCTCGACAAGACTGTCGAGTTCTACCGGGCCACATACGGCTTCGAGGTGTTCCACACCGAGATCAACGAGGAGCAGGGCGTACGCGAAGCCATGCTCAAGATCAATGAGACGTCCGACGGCGGCGCCTCCTACCTCCAGCTCCTGGAGCCGACCCGTGAGGACTCCGCGGTCGGAAAGTGGCTGGCCAAGAACGGTGAGGGGGTCCACCACATCGCCTTCGGCACCGCGGACGTGGACGGTGACGCACAGTCGATCCGGGACAAGGGTGTGCGTGTTCTCTACGACGAGCCACGTATCGGCTCCATGGGCTCCCGTATCACTTTTCTCCACCCCAAGGACTGCCACGGCGTTCTCACCGAACTCGTCACCTCTGCAACCGAGCACTGA
- a CDS encoding AIM24 family protein, which produces MATFRLQGSKVLAVDMTGDAVKAKNGSMVAYDGQMAFKKLSGGGEGIRGMVTRRITGEQMTVMEVKGQGTCYFADRASEINLVNLHGDKLYVEASNLLCTDAGLRTGTTFTGLRGGASGNGLFTTTVEGTGQAAIMSDGAAVVLRVTPQYPLSVDPGAYIAHQGNLRQDFQSGVTFRTILGEGGGEAFQIRFEGDGLVYVQPSERNTIGGDV; this is translated from the coding sequence GTGGCAACGTTCCGACTCCAAGGCAGCAAGGTGCTCGCCGTCGACATGACCGGCGACGCCGTCAAAGCGAAAAACGGCTCGATGGTCGCCTACGACGGCCAGATGGCCTTCAAGAAGTTGTCCGGCGGCGGTGAGGGCATCCGAGGGATGGTGACCCGCCGCATCACCGGCGAGCAGATGACCGTGATGGAAGTGAAGGGGCAGGGCACCTGCTACTTCGCCGATCGCGCGTCCGAGATCAATCTGGTGAACCTGCACGGCGACAAGCTCTATGTCGAGGCGAGCAATCTGCTCTGCACCGACGCCGGGCTGCGCACCGGGACGACCTTCACCGGGCTGCGCGGCGGGGCGAGCGGCAATGGCCTGTTCACCACCACCGTCGAGGGCACCGGCCAGGCGGCGATCATGTCTGACGGCGCTGCCGTGGTGCTGCGGGTGACGCCCCAGTACCCGCTGTCCGTCGATCCCGGCGCGTACATCGCGCACCAGGGCAATCTGCGGCAGGACTTCCAGTCCGGCGTGACCTTCAGGACCATCCTGGGCGAGGGCGGCGGCGAGGCCTTCCAGATCCGCTTCGAGGGCGACGGACTCGTCTACGTACAGCCCAGCGAGCGCAACACCATCGGGGGCGACGTCTGA